One Gloeothece verrucosa PCC 7822 DNA window includes the following coding sequences:
- a CDS encoding AAA family ATPase: protein MSFYQEFELLLRACYPLIYIPTPEEERLEAAITACAKSVGNRNVYIWDFVEGYQDNPNNEGFGRRNPLQALEYVEQLPPQSGGIFILRDFHRFLEDISISRKLRNLARVLKSQPKNLVIISPSVEIPSELSEVLTVVEFPLPTGTEIKGEIGRILAATGQSLGDKLLDELVRSAQGLSLERIRRVLTRCIASHGKIESEDVELILEEKRQSIRQTQILDFYPATEQISDIGGLDNLKDWLLRRGGAFSDRARAYGLPHPRGLLLVGIQGTGKSLTAKAISHHWHLPLLRLDVGRLFGGLVGESESRTRQMINLAEALAPCVLWIDEIDKAFAGVDGKGDGGTTSRVFGTFINWLAEKKSPVFVVATANNIAALPPEMLRKGRFDEIFFVGLPTQEERVAIFSVHLSRLRPHNLKQYDINRLAYETPDFSGAEIEQTIVEAMHIGFSQNRDFTTDDILEAASQIVPLARTAQEQIEFLQNWAAAGKARLASRDSRLNNRIQRQFN from the coding sequence ATGAGCTTTTACCAAGAGTTTGAATTACTCCTGAGAGCCTGTTACCCTTTAATATACATCCCTACCCCAGAAGAAGAACGATTAGAAGCCGCCATAACTGCTTGTGCCAAAAGCGTTGGCAATCGTAATGTATATATTTGGGATTTTGTCGAGGGTTATCAAGATAATCCTAATAATGAAGGGTTTGGCAGACGTAACCCCTTACAAGCTTTAGAATATGTGGAACAATTGCCTCCTCAAAGCGGAGGAATTTTTATTTTAAGAGACTTTCACCGCTTTTTAGAAGATATTTCTATTTCTCGGAAATTGCGTAATCTGGCAAGAGTGCTAAAGTCTCAACCGAAAAATTTAGTGATTATTTCCCCAAGCGTCGAAATCCCCTCAGAATTGAGCGAAGTTTTGACAGTGGTTGAATTTCCCTTGCCCACAGGCACAGAAATTAAAGGAGAAATCGGGCGAATTTTAGCCGCCACCGGACAATCATTAGGGGATAAACTCTTAGATGAATTAGTACGTTCGGCCCAAGGCTTATCCTTAGAACGAATACGCCGCGTTTTAACCCGTTGTATCGCCAGTCACGGGAAAATAGAATCAGAAGATGTAGAATTGATTCTCGAGGAAAAACGTCAATCTATCCGTCAAACCCAAATATTAGACTTTTATCCCGCCACAGAACAAATATCGGATATTGGCGGCTTAGATAACCTCAAAGACTGGTTACTGAGGCGAGGTGGCGCATTTAGTGACAGGGCGAGGGCTTATGGGTTACCCCATCCCAGAGGCTTATTATTAGTGGGAATTCAGGGAACCGGTAAATCTTTAACCGCTAAAGCCATCTCTCATCATTGGCATTTACCCCTCTTACGCTTAGATGTGGGGCGCTTATTTGGGGGGTTAGTGGGAGAGTCGGAGTCTCGTACTCGTCAAATGATTAATTTAGCAGAAGCACTAGCGCCCTGTGTCCTCTGGATAGATGAAATTGATAAAGCTTTTGCCGGAGTAGATGGAAAAGGAGACGGGGGAACCACTTCACGGGTATTTGGGACTTTTATTAACTGGTTAGCCGAGAAAAAATCACCGGTTTTTGTGGTGGCTACGGCCAATAATATAGCGGCTTTGCCCCCAGAAATGTTGCGAAAAGGACGATTTGATGAGATATTTTTTGTCGGGTTGCCCACGCAAGAGGAACGAGTGGCTATTTTTAGCGTCCATTTATCCCGACTGCGCCCTCACAATCTCAAACAGTATGATATTAATCGATTAGCTTATGAAACGCCTGATTTCTCGGGTGCCGAAATTGAACAAACCATCGTCGAAGCAATGCACATCGGTTTTAGTCAAAATCGAGACTTTACCACTGATGATATATTAGAAGCGGCGAGTCAAATTGTTCCTTTAGCCCGCACCGCCCAAGAACAAATAGAGTTCTTACAAAATTGGGCAGCAGCCGGTAAAGCGCGTTTAGCTTCTCGGGATAGTCGTTTAAATAATCGTATTCAACGCCAATTCAACTAA
- the bchM gene encoding magnesium protoporphyrin IX methyltransferase: MTNAVNDKAVVKEYFNATGFDRWRRIYGDGEVNKVQRDIRIGHQKTIDTVIDWLKTDGNLAELSICDAGCGVGSLSIPLAQAGAKVWASDISEKMVGEAKEKAKEALGEIDNPTFSVQDLESLGGQYHTVICLDVLIHYPTEDAEKMISHLAALAQQRLILSFAPKTLCLTVLKKIGEFFPGPSKTTRAYQHREADIIKILENNGFKIQRTSMTSTRFYYSRILEAVR, translated from the coding sequence ATGACTAACGCAGTAAACGACAAAGCCGTAGTAAAAGAGTATTTTAATGCCACTGGGTTTGATCGCTGGCGCAGAATATACGGCGATGGCGAAGTAAATAAAGTTCAACGCGATATCCGCATAGGACATCAAAAAACCATCGATACGGTAATTGACTGGTTAAAAACCGACGGAAATTTAGCCGAATTATCGATCTGTGATGCGGGATGCGGGGTAGGTAGTCTCAGCATTCCCCTAGCGCAAGCCGGGGCAAAAGTTTGGGCGAGTGATATCTCTGAAAAAATGGTAGGAGAAGCCAAAGAAAAGGCCAAAGAAGCGTTAGGAGAGATAGATAATCCTACCTTTAGTGTACAGGATTTAGAAAGTTTAGGCGGTCAGTATCACACAGTGATTTGTTTAGATGTGTTAATTCACTATCCGACTGAAGATGCCGAGAAAATGATCTCTCATTTAGCCGCTTTGGCCCAACAACGCTTAATTCTCAGTTTTGCCCCTAAAACTTTATGTTTAACTGTTCTCAAGAAAATCGGCGAATTTTTCCCTGGACCCAGTAAAACAACTCGTGCCTATCAACATCGGGAAGCGGATATTATCAAAATTTTAGAAAATAACGGCTTTAAAATTCAACGCACTAGCATGACTAGCACTCGCTTCTATTATTCTCGGATCTTAGAAGCCGTGCGGTAA
- a CDS encoding DUF4079 domain-containing protein has translation MEENLSQQLEPIAAWFRSLNIPEPITHWGHPVMMSIVILAMGGYAVYAGWRGRVATEPEVRAKNLGMHSQLMPWVFIFLGLGSIGGILSLVMQQQPITESPHFWTAAAVLFLLALNGGIAAFGFASEQKATLRSVHAYLGIIIALILLAHGIFGLKLGLSI, from the coding sequence ATGGAAGAAAATCTAAGTCAACAACTAGAACCGATCGCCGCCTGGTTTCGCAGCTTAAACATCCCTGAACCGATCACCCACTGGGGACATCCCGTGATGATGTCTATCGTCATCTTAGCGATGGGTGGCTATGCTGTCTATGCAGGATGGCGCGGCAGAGTCGCTACTGAACCCGAAGTCCGGGCTAAAAACCTGGGAATGCACAGTCAACTGATGCCTTGGGTATTCATATTTTTAGGCTTAGGTTCCATTGGCGGCATCCTCTCTTTAGTCATGCAGCAGCAACCCATTACAGAAAGTCCCCACTTTTGGACGGCGGCGGCGGTACTATTTTTATTAGCCCTCAATGGTGGCATTGCTGCCTTTGGTTTTGCCAGCGAACAGAAAGCAACTCTGCGTAGTGTTCACGCCTATTTAGGGATTATCATCGCGCTAATTTTGCTTGCTCATGGGATATTTGGCTTAAAACTGGGACTTTCGATCTAA
- a CDS encoding SH3 domain-containing protein, with protein MGRLSGLLQFILGFLLGVCLLAGGTAALGFVFFSQMVAPPPKPLFDAEKQEKDKNPKKEPVAKVSPVKTETKVASEPAKEESKPEPSPQEQEEKLPQGAYKATVTWPEGLSIRDQAGADASRIGGVMYNDKIIVLETTPDGQWQKIRIVGGTQEGWIKAGNIQKIE; from the coding sequence ATGGGTCGTTTATCAGGTTTATTACAATTTATTCTCGGTTTTTTGTTAGGCGTTTGTCTCTTAGCTGGAGGAACAGCCGCATTAGGATTTGTCTTCTTTTCCCAAATGGTTGCCCCACCTCCAAAACCGCTTTTTGATGCAGAGAAACAAGAAAAAGATAAAAATCCTAAAAAAGAACCTGTAGCTAAAGTTTCTCCTGTTAAAACAGAAACCAAAGTGGCATCAGAACCGGCAAAAGAAGAGTCAAAACCTGAACCTTCTCCTCAAGAACAAGAGGAAAAATTACCCCAAGGCGCTTATAAAGCGACCGTAACTTGGCCTGAAGGGTTAAGTATACGCGATCAAGCCGGTGCTGATGCTAGTCGCATTGGTGGGGTAATGTATAACGATAAAATTATTGTTCTTGAAACTACTCCCGATGGACAATGGCAAAAAATCCGTATAGTGGGTGGGACTCAAGAAGGTTGGATTAAAGCGGGTAATATACAGAAGATAGAATAA
- a CDS encoding YceD family protein, whose product MEAIYIPQLLRARERTLSITIDEFISGFDSLTPIRGRMIVKHGGNFLEVSVTAETIITLTCDRCLQQYNHRLALDTSELIWLDKNDFIPESYPQEREVSWDDLSETLSADGHFEPQTWLYEQLSLNLPLRHLCGKNCQKPLTPDSEAESNSDSRWAALAILKNQLSQ is encoded by the coding sequence ATGGAAGCCATCTATATTCCTCAACTCCTGAGAGCAAGAGAAAGAACGCTCTCCATAACCATTGATGAGTTTATTTCTGGGTTTGATAGCCTAACCCCCATACGAGGACGAATGATAGTGAAACATGGAGGGAATTTTTTAGAAGTTTCTGTAACCGCAGAGACAATTATTACTTTGACTTGTGATCGCTGTTTACAACAGTATAATCATCGTCTAGCCCTAGACACTTCTGAACTGATCTGGTTAGACAAAAATGATTTTATCCCTGAAAGCTACCCCCAAGAGAGAGAAGTTTCTTGGGATGACTTATCAGAAACCCTTTCGGCGGATGGACATTTTGAGCCGCAAACTTGGTTGTATGAACAATTATCTCTTAATTTGCCTTTAAGACACTTATGTGGTAAAAATTGTCAAAAACCATTAACCCCTGACTCAGAAGCTGAATCTAACTCTGATAGTCGTTGGGCGGCTTTAGCCATCTTAAAAAACCAACTTTCTCAATAA